A stretch of Amycolatopsis balhimycina FH 1894 DNA encodes these proteins:
- a CDS encoding neutral zinc metallopeptidase codes for MGPPPQPPRGPQGFPTQGPPFGYPAPPPGRAPLPPPAAAAPAVFTPGYAGPPSFGPRFAPGYTPYVAKKSNAGVIVAVAIFAIVVVTGGLVAAVALSGGQSRHVADAGYASTEPTDTPTYTTGETTATTSSTSETTTARTTERETPTSQTPSGPRSVVATGDNPLFGRADYGLQNIPCSLSRWAADQSSATRFFQSGIGCLDAAWSRLLGAVDLPFRTPNLAVPQSLSESSTPCGSGGTTTGVTPFYCPSNNTIYLPMDRIEIDVWGNHPGPYLSILAHEYGHHVQNLAGITEAFGEKRYDAGADSAAGLELSRRMELEAQCFSGMFLGSSSISGGSVDRNIYNEAWNAQDRGDDYARNGKRDHGSAKHNISWWQHGATKNRNQQCNTWLSASADVS; via the coding sequence GTCCGCAGGGCTTTCCCACCCAAGGTCCGCCGTTCGGCTACCCCGCGCCGCCGCCCGGGCGTGCTCCGCTGCCGCCGCCCGCCGCGGCCGCTCCGGCCGTCTTCACCCCCGGCTATGCCGGGCCGCCCTCCTTCGGGCCGCGCTTCGCTCCCGGCTACACGCCCTACGTCGCCAAGAAGTCGAACGCCGGCGTGATCGTCGCGGTAGCGATCTTCGCGATCGTCGTCGTGACCGGTGGGCTCGTCGCGGCCGTCGCGCTGAGCGGTGGGCAGTCGCGGCACGTCGCCGACGCCGGCTACGCCAGCACCGAGCCCACCGACACCCCCACCTACACCACCGGGGAAACCACCGCCACCACGTCGTCGACCTCCGAAACGACCACCGCGCGCACGACCGAACGCGAAACGCCGACGTCGCAGACCCCGTCCGGGCCCCGCTCGGTCGTGGCCACCGGCGACAACCCGCTGTTCGGCCGCGCGGACTACGGCCTGCAGAACATCCCGTGCTCCCTGAGCCGCTGGGCGGCCGACCAGAGCAGCGCCACGCGGTTCTTCCAGTCCGGCATCGGCTGCCTCGACGCCGCGTGGTCGCGCCTGCTCGGCGCAGTGGACCTGCCGTTCCGGACGCCGAACCTGGCGGTGCCCCAGTCGCTCTCGGAGTCGTCGACGCCGTGCGGCAGCGGCGGCACGACGACCGGCGTCACGCCGTTCTACTGCCCGTCGAACAACACGATCTACCTGCCGATGGACCGGATCGAGATCGACGTGTGGGGCAACCACCCCGGCCCGTACCTGTCGATCCTGGCCCACGAATACGGCCACCACGTGCAGAACCTGGCCGGCATCACCGAGGCGTTCGGCGAAAAGCGCTACGACGCGGGCGCCGACTCGGCGGCGGGCCTGGAGCTGTCACGGCGCATGGAACTCGAGGCGCAGTGCTTCTCGGGGATGTTCCTCGGCTCGTCGTCGATCTCCGGCGGCTCGGTCGACCGCAACATCTACAACGAAGCCTGGAACGCCCAGGACCGCGGCGACGACTACGCCCGCAACGGCAAACGCGACCACGGCAGCGCCAAACACAACATTTCCTGGTGGCAGCACGGCGCCACCAAGAACCGGAA